A section of the Pedobacter sp. HDW13 genome encodes:
- a CDS encoding DUF2185 domain-containing protein, whose amino-acid sequence MHLSKKKKKQREENFDHFPRIGGLMVSKMIAEENMKPRFMYREKGICAEDSGWRIFSGHESEGYVDDPQNIKIYNPSTILKIDSSIEKILLKGVGSAYERADEHASWKKITDFELEDDYIVTHQLSDKWTIDINNLFERIAETDGDVLYTTGDKSVRLFICNEQDKTRAEIYQERIQFIKDRDQSVAKTLDTFDFSDDQILKVGYMINERDNLKAYQVIYADSIVDQQYLMLAIYFDDKKDIEWAIETWKSIKVAE is encoded by the coding sequence ATGCATCTATCTAAAAAGAAAAAAAAGCAAAGAGAAGAGAATTTCGATCATTTTCCCCGCATTGGAGGATTGATGGTTTCGAAAATGATTGCAGAAGAAAATATGAAACCGCGTTTTATGTACCGCGAAAAAGGAATATGCGCTGAAGACAGTGGCTGGAGAATTTTTAGCGGCCACGAATCTGAAGGATATGTAGACGATCCGCAAAACATTAAAATCTACAATCCGTCTACCATTCTTAAAATTGATTCCTCAATAGAAAAGATCCTGCTCAAAGGAGTGGGTTCGGCTTATGAGAGAGCGGATGAACATGCCAGCTGGAAAAAAATTACAGATTTTGAACTGGAAGATGATTACATCGTAACCCACCAGCTAAGCGACAAGTGGACTATAGATATTAACAATCTCTTTGAGCGGATAGCAGAAACAGATGGAGATGTATTGTACACCACAGGTGATAAATCAGTCAGACTGTTTATCTGCAACGAACAAGATAAAACCAGGGCCGAAATATACCAGGAACGCATACAGTTTATAAAAGATCGCGATCAATCGGTAGCCAAAACATTAGATACATTCGACTTTTCAGATGATCAGATTTTAAAAGTGGGCTATATGATTAACGAACGCGATAATTTAAAAGCCTATCAGGTAATTTATGCTGATTCGATAGTAGATCAGCAATATTTAATGCTGGCCATATATTTCGATGATAAGAAG
- a CDS encoding DUF4261 domain-containing protein has product MNLFNPFKKKNTITADIEPIAEDNQPQNFPEMLMTKLLFSGKPNLNADQILAELKKQITNIDHSFSTSSLIFSFPDYPVQLTDATLPAQLNILIPDRNEAGVGLPDTAFTQNWHWQEANEIAQSCQYEILITDLMSRSLPYKARVNLFMDFLTTVIRVTEPNAVYTFHGDKILNPIAITNLWETDKLQALYAFCNVRLFNVSNDPQNRELLMDTIGMHALGLPDFQIRFTAFNENEMANLLWSYAYHVYEYGDIIEEVDTMEGLAGSKWKCVKQLSLVAPERVVVNVIPA; this is encoded by the coding sequence ATGAATTTATTCAACCCATTTAAAAAGAAAAACACAATAACAGCAGATATTGAACCGATCGCTGAAGATAATCAACCTCAGAATTTCCCCGAAATGCTGATGACCAAGCTTTTATTTTCTGGCAAACCCAACCTCAATGCCGATCAGATTTTAGCGGAACTCAAAAAACAGATCACCAATATAGATCATTCATTTTCTACAAGCAGCCTTATTTTTTCCTTTCCCGATTATCCTGTTCAGCTGACCGACGCTACCCTCCCTGCACAGCTCAACATCCTGATCCCCGACAGGAATGAGGCTGGAGTTGGCCTTCCCGATACCGCATTTACCCAAAACTGGCACTGGCAGGAAGCCAATGAGATAGCGCAAAGCTGTCAATACGAAATACTGATTACCGATTTAATGTCGCGAAGCTTGCCCTATAAAGCACGTGTAAACCTGTTTATGGATTTCCTGACGACCGTAATCAGGGTTACAGAACCTAATGCAGTATATACCTTTCATGGCGACAAAATATTAAACCCCATCGCCATTACCAACCTTTGGGAAACCGATAAATTACAGGCACTGTATGCCTTCTGCAACGTTAGGCTTTTCAATGTAAGTAACGATCCTCAAAACCGCGAATTACTGATGGACACCATCGGCATGCATGCGCTAGGCCTTCCCGATTTCCAGATTAGGTTTACAGCATTTAATGAAAATGAAATGGCCAATTTACTGTGGAGTTACGCCTATCACGTTTACGAATATGGCGACATTATTGAAGAAGTAGACACCATGGAAGGATTAGCGGGCTCGAAATGGAAATGTGTAAAACAGCTTTCACTGGTTGCCCCCGAAAGAGTGGTGGTAAATGTAATTCCAGCATAA
- a CDS encoding head GIN domain-containing protein — translation MKKLFALLLASFTLTSGISITATARPHINAVKSLKDDRDVKNFNGIASAGPINVIVTLGNTESCRLEGDADALATIVTEVKSGVLVIRPQTSIRSWSNKYDGKKITAYVTAKELASLTVSGDGGITVSGKISTGSLTTTISGSGSIKATADVDNYSGVISGSGSINITGGADHAKVVISSSGAFAGKSFAVKTLSTTISGSGTVNIAVDESIRAVISGSGSVNYSGNPTVDKTVIGSGKVRKV, via the coding sequence ATGAAAAAATTATTTGCCCTATTACTAGCTTCATTTACACTAACTTCTGGTATTAGCATAACTGCAACAGCACGTCCGCACATCAATGCTGTTAAATCCCTAAAAGACGACCGCGACGTTAAAAACTTCAATGGTATAGCCTCGGCAGGGCCAATTAACGTAATTGTAACCCTGGGTAACACCGAAAGCTGTCGTTTAGAAGGCGATGCCGACGCCCTTGCTACCATCGTTACCGAAGTAAAAAGCGGCGTTTTGGTAATCCGCCCACAAACCAGCATCAGAAGCTGGTCTAATAAATATGACGGTAAAAAAATTACAGCTTATGTAACCGCAAAAGAACTGGCCAGCTTAACCGTTAGCGGCGATGGCGGTATAACTGTTAGCGGAAAAATCAGTACAGGTAGCTTAACCACTACAATTAGTGGCTCTGGAAGTATCAAAGCCACGGCTGATGTAGATAATTATAGCGGTGTTATTAGCGGATCGGGTTCTATCAACATTACTGGCGGTGCCGATCATGCCAAAGTGGTAATCAGCAGCTCAGGCGCTTTTGCCGGTAAATCTTTTGCTGTAAAAACGCTATCTACCACCATCAGTGGTTCAGGTACTGTTAACATCGCTGTTGACGAAAGTATCAGGGCCGTAATCAGCGGTTCAGGCAGTGTAAACTATTCTGGCAATCCAACAGTTGATAAAACTGTAATCGGCTCAGGAAAAGTGAGAAAAGTTTAA